Part of the Flavobacterium sp. MDT1-60 genome, AAATGTCAAAATTTTCTTTAAAAATAATCTGAATAATAAATATATTTTTCTTTTTTAGCATTTTAAACGATCACAATGTTTTTTATAATACCTTTTATTATCAATTATTAAATAAAATATTAAAGCAACCGGTTGTGTGTTGATTGTTTTTGTTTACATTTGTTATAAATACCTAATTTATTGAAATTTAGAAATGTAATTGCTAGTACATTAAACAATAAAGACTTTGAGTTTAGATTTAAAAATTAATGTTGGTTATAAGTGTTATTCTACAAAATTGGTTTGTAACTAAGTGTAAGTATTAGTTTTTAAATTAAAAGCCGGAAGCTTAATCACTTTCGGCTTTTTCATTACGTTAGAATTATATGATTTATGACTTCCTAAGAATCATTATACGAAATTGAGAATTACAATTAATAATTAGAACTACAAAATAACTATAAAACCAAACCAAAAAAATAGTAAGATGAAAAACCAAACTAAAATTTTATTGATAGTATTCTGTTGTCTGTCAATACTTAAAACTACAGCACAGAACCCTATTATCAAAAATATTTTTACTGCTGATCCGGCACCTATTGTGCATAAAGGTACTTTGTACTTATATACAGGACATGATGTGGCAACCGAGCAGGATACCAACTACAAAATGGCCGATTGGCGTGTGTATTCCACAACAGATATGGCAACATGGAAAGATCATGGAGCACCACTCTCACCAAGTACATTTTCATGGGCAACAGGTGATGCTTATGCGGCACAATGTATTGAGAGAAAAGGAAAGTTTTACTGGTTTGTTTCGACATTTCACAAAAAAGACGATGTTAGCGGCGGAGGTGCAGCAATAGGGGTAGCAGTTTCTGACAGTCCGACTGGTCCTTTTAAGGATGCAATTGGTAAAGCGCTAATCATTAACGAAATGACTACCGACATGACGTATGCCTGGGACGATATAGACCCTACTGTATTTGTTGATGATGATGGACAAGCGTATATGTTTTGGGGCAACGGAAGCTGTAAATGGGTAAAACTGAAAAAGAACATGATTGAACTGGATAGCCCCATTACTACTTTCAAACCTAAAAATTATATCGAAGGCCCGTGGGTATATAAACGAAAAGGAATTTATTATCTAGTATATGCCAGTGCAGGAACAAAACCTGAAATGATAGAATATTGCACTGCTAAAAATCCAGAAGGTCCATGGACGTATCAGGGAATTATTCAGGAGAATGTGCCTAACAGTTTTACAACTCATCCAGGAATTATTGATTACAAAGGCAAATCATACTTTTTTTATCACAACGGAAGTTTGCCCACAGGCGGAAGTTACAGACGTTCTGTTTGTGTAGATTATATGTATTATAATGAGGATGGAACCATTCAAAAAATAATACAAACTACTGAAGGTGTCAGCAAAATCAAGTAAAGGTCTTTTCTCAATTTAATCTTTGTCCCATGAAAAAAAGAATTAAGTTCATTTTTGTCTTTTTTGTTTTGCTTGTTCAGACTGTTGCTTTGGCGCAAGCCCAAAATCCATTAATTTTTGCTGATGTGCCTGATTTATCTATAATCAGGGTGGGTAAAAAATATTATATGAGCAGTACTACGATGCACATGAGTCCGGGTTTACCTATTATGAAATCTACAGATCTTGTCAATTGGAAAATCATCAACTATGCCTATAATACATTGGCAGATATGCCGGAATTAAATTTAACAGAAGGAAAAAGTACGTATGGCAGAGGTTCCTGGGCCAGTAGTCTGCGTTTTCATAACGGGATGTATTATGTGACCACTTTTGCACAAACTACGGGTGAAACCTATATTTTTAAAACGAAAGATATAGAAAAAGGAAATTGGCAAAGAGTTTCTTTTAAGCCGGATTATCACGACCATTCCTTGTTTTTTGATGATGATGGCAAGGCCTATTTAATCTACGGAGGAGGCAAAATCAAATTGGTAGAACTAAATGAGGATTTAACCGGAATTAAACAAGGTGTTCCTGAAAAAGTTATCATAGAAAACGCCAGTGAACCTGCCGGAAATAACATCATGTTAGGTGCTGAAGGTTCTCAATTGTTTAAAATAAAAGGGAAATATTACCTTTTTAATATTTGCTGGCCGCAGGGCGGAATGCGTACTGTAATCATTCATAGAGCAGATACTATTAATGGGCCATGGGAAGGAAAAGTTGGTTTGCAGGATTTGGGTGTTGCTCAGGGTGGACTTATAGATACTCCTGACGGTCGCTGGTTCTCTTATCTTTTTCGCGATTTTGGAGCAGTTGGCAGAATTTCGTATCTGGTTCCTGTAAAGTGGGGAGACGGTTGGCCCATATTAGGTAAAAATGGGAAAGTTCCGGAAACATTAAATCTGCCATCCAGTACAGGTTTGATTCCGAATTTGGTTGCTTCTGATGAATTCAATCGCAAGAACGACCAGGAAACATTGCCATTAGTATGGCAGTGGAACCATAATCCGGATAATACACTTTGGTCTTTAAAAGAAAGAAAAGGATTCCTTCGTTTTAAGACCGGAAGAATTGATACTGATTTTCTCTTAGCAAGAAACACACTTACACAACGCACAATTGGTCCAACAAGCTCAGCTTCTGTTTCGTTGGATATTTCTAAAATGAAAGAAGGTGATTTTGCCGGATTATCAGCCTTGCAAAAAGAATACGGATTGGTAGGGGTGAAAGTTGAAGAGGACAAAAAATCAATAGTAATGGTAAGTGCTGATAAAGATAAAGTTGTTGAAATACAGCAGATTTCTTTACATCAAAACCAGATTTATTTTAAAATTGATTGTGATTTTACCAATAAAAAAGATGAAGCTAATTTCTTCTACAGTTTAGATGGAAAAGTTTGGAATCGGATAGGCGAAACTTTAAAAATGAAGTATACCCTTCCGCATTTTATGGGCTATCGTTTTGGCTTGTTCAATTACGCGACAAAAAACACTGGTGGATATGTAGATTTTGATTGGTTTAGAATTAAATATTAAAAAGATAAATTATGATAACAGATAAAAAAATTACAAACGAATCGCTGATTAGAATTAGGGTTTTGATATTGTTTCTCGGGTTGATTTTACCCATTTTGGCCGTTAGTCAAAGTAAAAAGAAAGAAAAATCAGAATCGAAAACACCTCAATATCGCAATCTTTTTAAAGAAGCAGGTTACAGTCAAATAGATATAGATAAGAAATTAGCTAAAGCCTATTATGATATTTTTGAAGGACCCAACAAAGTGTATTTTGAAGAAGGTGATTCTTTGGGATATGTTTCGGATGTCAAAAATAAAGATGCCCGTACCGAAGGGATGTCGTATGGAATGATGGTCGCTGTTCAACTCAATAAAAAAGAGGTTTTTGACCGTATCTGGAGGTGGTCTGTTAAATATATGCAACATCAGGATGGACCAAGAGAAGGTTATTTTGCATGGAGTGTAAATCCTGAAACTAAAAAACAAAATTCGGCAGGTTCTGCTTCAGATGGAGAATTGTACTATATCACGAGCTTGCTTTTTGCTTCTAATAAATGGGGGAATGATACAGGAATAGATTATTACAAAGAAGCCAGAAGAATATTGGATGCCATGTGGAAAAAAGATGGCACCGGGAATATTCATAATATTATAAATACGGAGCATAAGCAAATATCTTTCGTACCGGAAGGGGGAGGATATAACTGGACAGACCCTTCTTATCATGTTCCGGCGTTTTATGAAATATGGGCTTTATATGCCAAAGATGGTCACGAACAATTTTATAAAGAATGTGCGGATGTTTCCCGTAATTTTCTGCATAAAGCTTGTCATCCTGTAACGGGTTTAAATTCCGATTACACCGAATTTACAGGAGAACCACATCCTACACCGTGGATGCCTCCTGGATTTCGTTACGATTCGTGGCGTGTTCCTATGAACATCGCAATGGATTATACCTGGTATGGAAAAGATAAAAAGTGGCAGGAAGAGTATGCCGGAAAATTCCAAAATTTTCTTAGATCAAAAGGATTAGATACCTATGATGATCAGTTTAATCTGGATGGCTCTAAACCAGAATTTATTCTGCAGGCCGGTCCGGTCAAAAAACTCAGACACTCCATAGGATTAGTAGCAACTTCAGCTACTGCATCATTAGTCAATCCAGATAAAGCAAGTATGGACTTTGTTCACGCGATTTGGAAGGCGAAGCTTGAACCGTATGCTGACGGTTATTTTGATCCGTATTATGATGGCTTAATGTATCTTTTTAGTTTAATGCATCTAAGCGGGAATTATCAAATTATAAATCCGTCAGTTGACTAAATTAATTAAGGCAATAATCAAATCCAGATTACACAATATAAGCAGACTTTTATTCATCATACTGGATCTTCGCTTCATCACAATAAAAAATTGACTTATGTACTTACAGTTTGTATTTTTGCCCTTATGAATGATAATTTTATAAATGAATATTTTGGGATAGGAATACAAAATGGTAAGACACCAGAAAACTTGGGTGTTTTGTGGCGATCAGCTCAAAACCTGGGTGCTACTTTTATATTTACCATAGGTAATCGATATGCCAAACAAGCCTCTGATACTCATGATGCAGTAAAAGCAATTCCTTATTTTCATTATGATACTTTTGAAGCTTTTTTTGAAAACTTACCTAAAGGAGCACGATTGGTCGGCGTTGAATTAGATGAAAAAGCTTCCGATTTAGAAACCTTTCAGCATCCAAGACGTTGTGTTTATTTACTGGGCGCAGAAGATCATGGCTTATCCAAAAAAGTAATGGATAAATGCCATCATTTAGTAAAATTTAAATCTGTAAAAAGCTTAAATGTGGCCGTGGCAGGAACTATTATTATGTATGACAGAAACTTATCTAAACCACGTTCTTAAAACAAAATTCTTATTTATTATTGATCTCCGATGTCTGATGATTTCGGAGTGAATTTCAAAAAAAATCTTGTTTAGGTGCTCAATGCTTTCCATTCTTAAACAATATTCAGTTCCCTGGATATAATACAAAAAAACGGAGTAAGTTAGAAAGTATGTATTTGTATCATTGTCTCAATTAAAGTTAGCAAATTAATTATTTAATTGGAATCATCTTCAATAAATCGGTCATAGTATTTGGTATGTCATACATTTCCAGATTATTAGATAATGATGACAAACCTTCAAAAGTTATTGCACCCAAATAGTAATCCGAAAGGTCAAAACTATACACCTGCCAGTTTAGAGTATTTTTTATTAGAGTGAAGTCTACGCTATGGAGTCCATCTAAACATGGAATATATTTAAAATCTTCATCAATTCCTTTTCCTAATGCTTTTACAAAAGATTCTTTGCGCGTCCATAAACTGTAAAAAGTTTTTTTTTTGTCAGCAGCATTTTGAATCGTTAACCTTTCGTTTTCATCAAAAATATCAGGAAGAAGGTTTGTGAATTTAAAATCTTCAGATAGGTATTCAATATCTATTCCTACCTTTTTACGTGAAATTGCAATTGTTGCAAAGTTTTCAGAATGTGAAATATTGAAATGTAGCCAAGGATGAGAAGCTAAATATGGTTTTTTATTAAAATCATAATCAAGGTAAATATTTTTTACAGCTAATTTAGTATACGCTCCTAAAACAAGTTTTAAAATCGACCTGTATATAATGAATCGGTTTCTGTCTATTTCTTTGTAAAAGCGCTGTGCTTTTTTTATTTCTATAGAATTAAGAAACTTATACAAATCAGATTTTAAATCAATAAAGTCAGGCAAATAAATATTGTAAATGATTATATCATTAGTATTTAAAGAGTATTCCTTACCGGAGAATAGCTGAACGCTCTTGATATTTGAAAAAGAAATATAGAGTCTAGATGTCTTCATGTTTTTTATCTAAAATATCCTGAATTAGTCGTGCTAATACTCTATCATTTGGTGGCGACACAATATCTAAATGATTACCGGGGATATTATGAATTGCCACACCCTCTAATGCTGCTTTTTTCCATCCTAAATGCGTAGGGTCCAATTTATAGTTAATATCATCTTTTGATCGAAATAAATCTACTTCAAAGTTTTGTGGTTTAAGGTGATAGCGGTCAACAATTTTTTTAACCAAACTATCAGCTTCTATGAATTGTTCAAGGGCCAAAGCTTCTTGTTCACTCATCGTGTCGTTCTTCCCAAAATGTCTTTTTAGTATATAATCTTTTTTTCCATTAATGCGCATTTTAAAAGCCTTCCAGCTCAATAACATTTCTTTTAAAAAATCTAATCTTCTGTGCGTAATATCAAAGTATCTGACTAATTGTTTTCGTCTATAACTTCCATAATAATAAGAAGAATCAACATAAGAGTCAAGTAGTGCGGTCAAGGTTACTTTTTTCCCTTGTTTTTTTAATTGACGTGTCATTTCGAAGACAACAATACCACCAAAAGAAAAACCTGCTAAGGCGTAAGGTCCCTTTGGGTTTACTTTTACGATGGCATTTATGTAATGTGCTGCCATAGCTTCAATTGATTCATACCATCCGTCAAAGCCTTTTGGTTTTGTGCCTTGAATACCATAAATAGGTTGATCCTCATCAAAGTGTTTACTTAAATTAATAAAGTTTAAAACATTAAGCCCTGCTCCGTGCACGATAAAAAGCGGTACTTTGTTTCCATCAGGTTTTATTGGAACTAAGCACTCCGCATAAATTTCGGTTCCCGTGTTTAATAGCTTAGCAAATTTTTCTACTGTTGAATATTTAAATAAAGCAGACAACGGAATTCGTTTACCAGTATGTTTCTCTATTTCAATCATAACTTTTACTCCCTTGATTGAATGCCCGCCCATCTCGAAGAAATCACTAAAAATATCTATATTTTGTATATTTAAGCTTTCTTTCCAAATAGTCGCAACTATATTTTCTTCTTCCGTTCGGGGAGCAGTATATTTAACTTTTTTATTTACTTTATAATTTGATAATGCTTTACGGTCTATCTTGCCGTTAAGCGTTGTTGGCATTTTCTCTAATAAATTAAAGTTATGTGGAATTAATTGTGGCGGTAATTTTGAAGCCAAAGCTTCGCGCCATATAGGTATTTGATTTTCATTACTTTCTACGCTGGAATGAGGTACAATATGAGCTATAAGAAAATTTTCATCAGCTAGTACAACGGCATATTTTATACCATCAAGTAATAGTAGTGCTTGCTCTACTTCACCTGGTTCGATACGATGTCCTCTAATTTTAACTTGTTGATCAACCCGTCCTAAACATTCTATTTCGTTGTTTGGAAGTATTTTTCCTAAATCACCTGTACGATAAATTATATCTTTTTTATTTGCAGAAAAT contains:
- a CDS encoding glycoside hydrolase family 43 protein, translating into MKNQTKILLIVFCCLSILKTTAQNPIIKNIFTADPAPIVHKGTLYLYTGHDVATEQDTNYKMADWRVYSTTDMATWKDHGAPLSPSTFSWATGDAYAAQCIERKGKFYWFVSTFHKKDDVSGGGAAIGVAVSDSPTGPFKDAIGKALIINEMTTDMTYAWDDIDPTVFVDDDGQAYMFWGNGSCKWVKLKKNMIELDSPITTFKPKNYIEGPWVYKRKGIYYLVYASAGTKPEMIEYCTAKNPEGPWTYQGIIQENVPNSFTTHPGIIDYKGKSYFFYHNGSLPTGGSYRRSVCVDYMYYNEDGTIQKIIQTTEGVSKIK
- a CDS encoding glycoside hydrolase 43 family protein; amino-acid sequence: MKKRIKFIFVFFVLLVQTVALAQAQNPLIFADVPDLSIIRVGKKYYMSSTTMHMSPGLPIMKSTDLVNWKIINYAYNTLADMPELNLTEGKSTYGRGSWASSLRFHNGMYYVTTFAQTTGETYIFKTKDIEKGNWQRVSFKPDYHDHSLFFDDDGKAYLIYGGGKIKLVELNEDLTGIKQGVPEKVIIENASEPAGNNIMLGAEGSQLFKIKGKYYLFNICWPQGGMRTVIIHRADTINGPWEGKVGLQDLGVAQGGLIDTPDGRWFSYLFRDFGAVGRISYLVPVKWGDGWPILGKNGKVPETLNLPSSTGLIPNLVASDEFNRKNDQETLPLVWQWNHNPDNTLWSLKERKGFLRFKTGRIDTDFLLARNTLTQRTIGPTSSASVSLDISKMKEGDFAGLSALQKEYGLVGVKVEEDKKSIVMVSADKDKVVEIQQISLHQNQIYFKIDCDFTNKKDEANFFYSLDGKVWNRIGETLKMKYTLPHFMGYRFGLFNYATKNTGGYVDFDWFRIKY
- a CDS encoding glycosyl hydrolase family 8; this translates as MITDKKITNESLIRIRVLILFLGLILPILAVSQSKKKEKSESKTPQYRNLFKEAGYSQIDIDKKLAKAYYDIFEGPNKVYFEEGDSLGYVSDVKNKDARTEGMSYGMMVAVQLNKKEVFDRIWRWSVKYMQHQDGPREGYFAWSVNPETKKQNSAGSASDGELYYITSLLFASNKWGNDTGIDYYKEARRILDAMWKKDGTGNIHNIINTEHKQISFVPEGGGYNWTDPSYHVPAFYEIWALYAKDGHEQFYKECADVSRNFLHKACHPVTGLNSDYTEFTGEPHPTPWMPPGFRYDSWRVPMNIAMDYTWYGKDKKWQEEYAGKFQNFLRSKGLDTYDDQFNLDGSKPEFILQAGPVKKLRHSIGLVATSATASLVNPDKASMDFVHAIWKAKLEPYADGYFDPYYDGLMYLFSLMHLSGNYQIINPSVD
- a CDS encoding RNA methyltransferase, with protein sequence MNDNFINEYFGIGIQNGKTPENLGVLWRSAQNLGATFIFTIGNRYAKQASDTHDAVKAIPYFHYDTFEAFFENLPKGARLVGVELDEKASDLETFQHPRRCVYLLGAEDHGLSKKVMDKCHHLVKFKSVKSLNVAVAGTIIMYDRNLSKPRS
- a CDS encoding 4'-phosphopantetheinyl transferase superfamily protein; translation: MKTSRLYISFSNIKSVQLFSGKEYSLNTNDIIIYNIYLPDFIDLKSDLYKFLNSIEIKKAQRFYKEIDRNRFIIYRSILKLVLGAYTKLAVKNIYLDYDFNKKPYLASHPWLHFNISHSENFATIAISRKKVGIDIEYLSEDFKFTNLLPDIFDENERLTIQNAADKKKTFYSLWTRKESFVKALGKGIDEDFKYIPCLDGLHSVDFTLIKNTLNWQVYSFDLSDYYLGAITFEGLSSLSNNLEMYDIPNTMTDLLKMIPIK